The Spirosoma radiotolerans genome has a window encoding:
- the msrA gene encoding peptide-methionine (S)-S-oxide reductase MsrA, translating to MKLLVHLFILAALFLAGCQQHPAEKTATVIDTNPAKLPGLQPGEAVATVAGGCFWAVQEEMKSLKGVRVAVSGYAGGDLAYPTYEQVGTDQTGHAEAVQVYYSPDVISYDVLLDAFFAGHDATQLNRQGPDIGKHYRSVVFYRTPQEKARIIAAIQRENASGHHQGRVVTQVVPYTAFYPAEGYHQDYYRQNPYNMYIQLVSKAKVETFRERMETWVRK from the coding sequence ATGAAATTACTCGTTCACCTATTTATTCTGGCTGCCTTGTTTTTAGCGGGTTGCCAACAGCACCCAGCCGAGAAAACCGCGACCGTTATTGATACGAACCCAGCCAAACTCCCTGGTCTGCAACCCGGCGAGGCTGTAGCAACCGTGGCGGGTGGCTGTTTCTGGGCCGTTCAGGAGGAAATGAAATCGCTGAAGGGAGTACGGGTGGCCGTTTCAGGCTATGCCGGTGGTGATCTGGCCTACCCCACGTACGAACAGGTTGGCACCGACCAAACGGGACACGCCGAAGCGGTACAGGTTTATTACAGCCCCGACGTTATTTCGTATGACGTACTGCTGGATGCGTTTTTTGCCGGCCACGATGCCACTCAACTCAATCGGCAAGGTCCCGATATTGGGAAGCATTACCGCTCGGTGGTGTTTTACCGAACACCTCAGGAGAAAGCCCGCATCATAGCAGCCATTCAGCGGGAAAATGCGTCCGGACATCACCAGGGGCGAGTTGTTACGCAGGTGGTTCCCTATACGGCCTTCTACCCCGCCGAAGGGTATCACCAGGATTACTACCGCCAGAATCCCTACAACATGTATATCCAACTAGTTTCTAAAGCCAAAGTAGAAACGTTTAGAGAGCGGATGGAAACGTGGGTGAGGAAATAA
- a CDS encoding S8 family serine peptidase, which translates to MERNKSGWFLLVLLIFQLTSFAQTTRKYLVLLGDKANSPYSVSRPEQFLSQRSILRRQKQAISILERDLPVNPTYVTQLQQAGARIWFTSRWLNAVLVETNDITIATIQKLPFVKGLEFGRSLAAARVSAETQPKTVKKLESLTSVADAPLDYGTSQAQITQLGVDKMHQMGYHGEGMLIGVLDAGFLNGDKVGFLKPLLDEKRVLATYDFVKKETSVYEDDAHGLSCLSAIAATADKQLYGTAYKASFILLRTEDADTEKQIEEANWLIGAEYADSAGVDVISSSLGYTQFDDPNTSYTYQNMDGKTALSSRAAQIATETGMVVVVAAGNEGSDAWRYLSAPSDAASVLAIGAVTQTGQRASFSSFGPSADQRVKPDLAARGQGTTIGDPGGNIVLGNGTSFATPLVAGLAAGFWQAHPRLTAAQVTEALRRSGSQFGNPDDQLGYGIPNFERASVLADAYGQLLVYPNPFSDAEPLGIQWGEIQANTPLDATLTNAAGRIVWQNRYTSAGISAFILPNLNLSAGMYFMTLVSGDKKRTVKLIKL; encoded by the coding sequence ATGGAAAGGAATAAGTCGGGCTGGTTCCTGCTGGTCCTGTTAATTTTCCAGTTGACCAGCTTTGCTCAGACAACGCGCAAGTATCTGGTACTACTGGGCGATAAGGCAAACTCGCCCTACAGCGTCAGCCGCCCCGAACAATTCCTATCGCAGCGCTCCATATTGCGTCGGCAAAAACAGGCAATTTCCATACTCGAACGTGACTTACCGGTCAACCCCACTTACGTGACGCAACTACAGCAGGCCGGAGCCAGAATCTGGTTCACCTCACGCTGGCTCAATGCGGTGCTGGTCGAAACCAACGATATCACCATAGCTACGATACAGAAACTTCCTTTTGTAAAGGGGCTGGAATTTGGCCGGTCGCTGGCGGCTGCCCGTGTGAGTGCCGAAACCCAACCTAAAACCGTTAAAAAGCTGGAGTCTTTAACCAGTGTGGCCGACGCCCCGCTGGATTATGGTACTTCGCAGGCGCAGATTACCCAGCTCGGGGTGGACAAAATGCACCAGATGGGGTATCATGGCGAGGGGATGCTCATTGGCGTGCTGGATGCAGGGTTTCTGAATGGCGACAAAGTAGGTTTTCTTAAACCGCTCCTGGATGAAAAACGGGTGCTGGCAACGTATGATTTTGTAAAGAAAGAAACGAGCGTGTATGAAGACGATGCGCACGGGCTCTCGTGTTTGTCGGCCATTGCCGCTACCGCCGACAAACAATTGTATGGAACGGCTTACAAAGCGTCGTTTATTTTACTTCGTACCGAAGATGCCGATACCGAAAAGCAAATTGAAGAAGCCAACTGGCTGATCGGTGCTGAATATGCCGACAGTGCGGGAGTCGATGTGATTAGTTCATCCCTGGGTTATACGCAGTTCGATGATCCAAACACCAGCTACACCTACCAGAATATGGACGGAAAAACAGCACTCTCCAGCCGGGCGGCCCAGATTGCGACTGAAACGGGCATGGTTGTGGTGGTAGCGGCCGGGAATGAAGGCAGTGATGCCTGGCGTTATTTATCGGCACCGTCTGATGCGGCATCTGTGCTCGCGATTGGTGCCGTTACCCAAACCGGGCAGCGGGCTTCGTTCAGTTCGTTTGGCCCCTCCGCCGACCAACGCGTGAAACCCGATTTGGCGGCTCGGGGGCAGGGAACTACTATCGGAGATCCGGGCGGAAACATCGTTTTGGGCAATGGTACTTCCTTTGCCACTCCCCTTGTGGCTGGCCTGGCAGCTGGCTTCTGGCAGGCCCACCCCCGCTTAACGGCGGCCCAGGTTACGGAAGCCCTTCGCCGGTCGGGGAGTCAGTTTGGCAATCCCGATGACCAGTTGGGCTATGGTATTCCCAATTTTGAGCGGGCATCTGTTTTGGCTGATGCCTACGGCCAATTGCTGGTCTACCCAAATCCGTTCAGCGATGCCGAGCCCCTCGGGATTCAATGGGGAGAAATTCAGGCGAATACACCGCTGGATGCGACGTTGACGAATGCCGCCGGCCGGATCGTCTGGCAGAACCGCTACACCTCGGCAGGAATAAGCGCGTTTATATTACCCAATCTGAACCTGTCTGCGGGCATGTATTTCATGACTCTTGTTTCAGGAGATAAAAAACGGACGGTGAAGTTGATAAAACTGTAA
- a CDS encoding HAMP domain-containing sensor histidine kinase, which produces MQIKHKLILWFSSLVASILVIFSVYVYSTYASFRQRSIEDRLARKARVTEQLLTLRGAVAGSVITSMPEQVELVYSPSDSLIYNSQQTNDFVAEPAFRSRVRRERLVRFQYESPGHLYPKDGVALTYAGVSPSPDGREYVAIATAYDQDGYQRQKDLRDLFIIGNAVSIGLVILMGYLFARQALKPLNSLIDQINTPEASSLTFRLRANNPQDEVGVLAQAFNDLLTRQERLVENQRSFIAQASHELRTPLTTIKGWLETSMLYDADAESLKRGMAQAVKELDKLTALSNGLLQLARIDGVDAQLDRQPLELVEVVLDAADTFSKQHSGQSLSLQLSDGILEQSIPVMIRGNAYLLRTALLNLLDNAAKYSGGQPVTLCLEMDTEERSRIRIEDRGIGLTPGEEERVLLPLVRGSNVQAIDGFGIGLTLAHRIITIHQGKLRLRPRPGGGTITDITLPLQPA; this is translated from the coding sequence ATGCAGATTAAACATAAACTCATTCTCTGGTTTTCGTCGTTGGTGGCCAGTATTCTGGTTATTTTCTCGGTTTATGTGTACAGCACCTACGCCAGTTTCCGACAGCGTTCCATCGAAGACCGGTTGGCCCGGAAAGCCCGGGTTACGGAGCAACTGCTCACACTGAGAGGAGCGGTGGCAGGCAGCGTGATTACATCCATGCCCGAGCAGGTCGAGCTTGTCTATTCGCCGTCCGACAGTTTAATTTATAATAGCCAGCAAACCAACGACTTTGTGGCTGAACCCGCTTTCCGAAGTCGGGTTCGGCGGGAGCGACTTGTCCGGTTTCAATACGAAAGTCCCGGTCATTTGTATCCTAAAGATGGCGTCGCCCTAACCTACGCGGGCGTCTCACCGTCGCCCGATGGCCGGGAGTACGTCGCCATCGCCACTGCCTACGATCAGGACGGCTATCAGCGACAAAAAGATCTACGCGATCTTTTTATCATTGGGAATGCGGTATCCATTGGACTGGTCATTCTGATGGGGTACCTGTTTGCCCGTCAGGCCCTCAAGCCACTAAACAGTCTGATCGACCAGATCAATACGCCCGAAGCCAGTTCGCTGACCTTCCGACTGCGGGCCAACAACCCACAGGATGAGGTGGGTGTGCTGGCGCAGGCCTTTAATGACCTGCTTACTCGGCAAGAGCGGCTGGTCGAAAATCAACGCTCGTTTATTGCCCAGGCGTCGCACGAATTACGCACGCCCCTGACTACTATTAAAGGCTGGCTGGAAACGTCTATGCTGTACGACGCCGACGCCGAGAGCCTCAAACGGGGTATGGCCCAGGCGGTCAAAGAACTGGATAAACTTACCGCTCTGTCCAATGGGCTGTTGCAACTGGCCCGTATTGATGGTGTAGATGCCCAGCTTGACCGGCAGCCACTCGAATTGGTTGAAGTTGTACTCGATGCGGCCGATACATTTAGTAAACAGCATAGCGGACAATCGCTATCGTTGCAACTCAGTGACGGGATACTCGAACAAAGCATACCAGTCATGATCCGGGGCAATGCTTATCTGCTTCGAACGGCGTTGTTGAATCTGCTGGACAATGCGGCCAAATATTCGGGTGGACAGCCGGTTACGCTTTGTCTGGAAATGGATACCGAAGAACGGTCGCGTATTCGAATCGAAGATCGGGGTATCGGCCTGACGCCTGGCGAAGAAGAACGGGTGTTGCTGCCCCTGGTTCGAGGGTCTAACGTGCAGGCAATCGATGGTTTCGGCATTGGCTTAACGCTGGCACATCGGATTATAACCATCCATCAGGGGAAGCTACGGCTGCGTCCCCGCCCGGGAGGGGGAACGATCACCGACATTACCCTACCCTTACAACCCGCTTAA
- the miaE gene encoding tRNA-(ms[2]io[6]A)-hydroxylase: MSLTTLGLELPTDPRWVNIAEMNIGEILVDHAWCEQKAASSCISLIVQYFDQPTLVDTLTPIVSEEWGHFHRVLKELQKRDIPLGRHRKDEYVNQVRTRLRRSINDYKEQMMDNLLMNALIEARSCERFKLLSEQIADESLRKFYRELMISEAGHYRTFIDLAEAYLPAERVRKRWKEFLAVEADIIAKLGVRSDRMH, translated from the coding sequence ATGTCACTAACGACTTTAGGGCTCGAACTGCCCACAGACCCGCGTTGGGTCAACATTGCCGAAATGAATATCGGCGAAATTTTGGTTGATCATGCCTGGTGCGAACAAAAGGCCGCATCGTCGTGTATTTCGCTGATTGTCCAGTATTTCGATCAGCCAACGCTGGTTGATACGTTAACGCCCATCGTATCCGAAGAGTGGGGGCACTTTCACCGGGTATTAAAAGAGCTTCAAAAACGGGATATCCCGCTGGGACGGCATCGAAAAGATGAATACGTTAATCAGGTACGAACCCGGTTGCGTCGGTCGATTAACGATTACAAAGAGCAGATGATGGACAATCTGCTGATGAATGCCCTGATTGAAGCCCGAAGTTGCGAACGCTTTAAGCTCCTGTCGGAGCAAATCGCCGATGAAAGCCTGCGAAAGTTTTACCGCGAACTGATGATTTCAGAAGCCGGTCATTACCGCACATTCATTGATTTGGCCGAAGCCTATCTGCCCGCCGAACGTGTCCGGAAGCGGTGGAAGGAGTTTCTGGCAGTAGAAGCTGACATTATAGCAAAATTGGGCGTCCGTAGTGATCGAATGCACTGA
- a CDS encoding PD-(D/E)XK nuclease family protein, whose amino-acid sequence MTFLRQTAKRIFDTHGPSLRDVWVILPTRRAVSVFLDELAALSDRPFLAPHALAVDDFITQAAGVQLIDSVSLLFDLYDVFREIDPLVEFEQFIGWASVLLADFDRIDQYLVSPTELFSYLTAAKTLERWQVDMPSTAKPIAETPGTARYFKLFENLQTAYHALHERLNEQGLAYRGMAYRLLAQNVESLIRDNLAYERVYFVGFNALSRAEEHIIRVLVDAQKAELIWDADQYYMDDRRQEAGEFLRRYKENGWFFSKQNHADLVQQSNNLLGTEKNIRVVGVANASMQTKVAGKIYSEWQQAGPIGQGNNTSRSPRTAIVLADETLLVPVLYALDENVTDLNVTMGLSLRSSLMFTLVDTLFEMQRTVHEFRTRDGRDLKIPKFHHRHIVKLLNHPFLKQYERIRGLMWPGEVLPNGDVLPPEPLFQWIAKEIVKNQRVYLTEQEIRELGQNDPLVQVLFTRWPNEEPMKAIQTFYELIELLRDVYRTSQDAIEIEYLYLFFTLLKQLEATLERQGSVGKGARNGRQATGQAEVTVRSFRQFLYELIRQTSIPFTSEGKSQLQIMGMLETRALDFDRVIILSVNEGILPQSRKLNSLIPFDIASELLLPTYREQEAVMAYHFYRLLQRASDVVLLYTTSTDAYGSSKGEPSRFIRQLEHELVPRSKGLVRISRPTVRFGRSTEQAGADLAQLRVQKTERIRDDLIKLLTTKGLYPSYLNQFVSCSMRFYFSRIVNISEEEDIEEKMGAAEFGSWLHKVMERLDLDYRLKGLPIDESIIKNLLEEEFASSMKGRVIESGMNLLLYDLAQKLMLDFQRQQNALTGLTVIGTEQTLETYLTVSVEGRAPIRVRIAGKIDRIEQFGDQIRIVDYKTGKVDLSDKTPIGLIDKLLNDGKEDKMRQLWLYRYLALKNISDYGGLPRDRAKKDIFKAEGLPVEAGFYSFRDVNGGFKSNPVRFGDNDSPAQYIKDSEDLLRQLIERLLDLNEPFKKTDQIETCQFCDYKGICGR is encoded by the coding sequence ATGACTTTTCTTCGCCAAACGGCTAAACGAATTTTTGATACCCACGGTCCTAGCTTACGCGACGTTTGGGTGATTTTGCCGACGCGCCGGGCTGTGTCCGTTTTTTTAGATGAACTGGCGGCTCTTTCTGACCGGCCTTTTCTGGCTCCCCACGCCCTCGCTGTCGACGATTTTATTACCCAGGCTGCGGGTGTCCAATTGATCGATTCGGTTAGTTTACTATTTGACCTTTACGACGTTTTTAGAGAAATCGACCCATTGGTTGAGTTTGAACAGTTTATCGGTTGGGCATCGGTGTTGTTAGCTGATTTCGACCGGATCGATCAATACCTCGTTAGCCCAACGGAACTCTTTAGTTACCTCACGGCAGCCAAAACCCTCGAACGCTGGCAGGTCGATATGCCGTCGACGGCCAAACCCATTGCAGAAACGCCTGGTACGGCCCGCTACTTCAAGCTGTTTGAGAACCTGCAAACGGCTTACCATGCCCTGCATGAACGCCTGAACGAACAAGGACTTGCTTACCGGGGAATGGCCTATCGGTTGCTGGCGCAGAACGTCGAGTCGCTGATTCGGGATAATCTGGCCTATGAGCGGGTTTATTTTGTCGGGTTCAATGCGCTCAGCCGGGCTGAGGAACACATCATTCGGGTGCTAGTCGATGCTCAAAAGGCCGAACTCATCTGGGACGCCGACCAGTATTACATGGACGACCGCCGTCAGGAAGCAGGCGAATTCCTGCGACGATATAAAGAAAATGGCTGGTTTTTTTCGAAACAGAACCACGCCGATTTGGTCCAGCAATCCAACAATCTGCTCGGAACGGAGAAAAACATTCGCGTAGTCGGCGTGGCCAATGCCAGCATGCAGACGAAAGTGGCCGGTAAGATTTATAGCGAGTGGCAACAGGCCGGGCCTATAGGACAGGGGAATAACACGAGCCGTTCGCCCAGAACGGCCATTGTGCTGGCCGATGAAACCCTGCTTGTGCCGGTGCTGTATGCGCTCGACGAAAACGTGACGGACTTAAACGTGACGATGGGACTGTCGTTGCGCTCGTCGCTGATGTTCACCCTGGTCGATACGCTGTTTGAGATGCAGCGAACGGTACATGAATTCCGGACACGGGATGGGCGTGATCTGAAGATTCCCAAATTTCATCACCGCCACATAGTAAAGCTGCTGAATCACCCGTTCCTGAAGCAGTATGAGCGTATTCGCGGACTCATGTGGCCGGGGGAGGTGTTGCCCAATGGCGACGTGCTACCGCCCGAACCCCTCTTTCAGTGGATTGCCAAAGAAATTGTCAAGAACCAGCGGGTCTACCTGACCGAACAGGAAATAAGAGAGCTAGGACAGAACGATCCGCTTGTGCAGGTACTGTTCACACGTTGGCCCAATGAAGAGCCAATGAAGGCTATTCAGACATTTTACGAGCTGATCGAACTCCTGCGCGATGTGTATCGGACTAGTCAGGATGCCATCGAAATTGAGTACCTATATCTGTTTTTCACCCTGCTCAAGCAACTCGAAGCAACCCTGGAGCGGCAGGGAAGCGTGGGGAAAGGGGCACGCAACGGCCGTCAGGCTACGGGCCAGGCCGAGGTTACCGTGCGAAGCTTTCGGCAATTTCTGTATGAATTAATTCGGCAGACATCCATCCCGTTCACCAGCGAAGGAAAAAGCCAGTTGCAAATCATGGGGATGCTCGAAACGAGGGCGCTGGATTTCGATCGGGTTATTATCCTGTCCGTAAACGAAGGGATTCTACCCCAGTCGCGGAAACTTAACTCGCTGATTCCGTTCGATATAGCTTCGGAACTGCTCCTGCCTACGTATCGGGAGCAGGAAGCCGTTATGGCCTACCACTTTTACCGGCTCCTGCAGCGAGCCAGTGACGTGGTGTTGTTGTATACCACCTCAACTGATGCATATGGAAGCAGTAAAGGGGAGCCGAGCCGGTTTATCCGACAACTGGAACATGAACTCGTGCCCCGTTCCAAAGGCCTTGTTCGCATAAGCCGCCCGACGGTTCGCTTTGGGCGGTCAACCGAGCAGGCCGGTGCCGATTTGGCCCAACTGCGGGTGCAAAAAACGGAACGCATACGGGACGATCTAATTAAATTGCTCACCACAAAAGGCTTATATCCGTCCTACCTGAACCAGTTTGTGAGTTGCTCGATGCGCTTCTATTTCAGCCGGATTGTGAACATCAGTGAGGAGGAAGATATTGAGGAGAAAATGGGGGCTGCCGAATTCGGAAGTTGGCTGCACAAAGTGATGGAGCGCCTGGATCTGGACTATCGCCTGAAAGGGTTACCCATCGACGAGTCGATTATCAAGAACCTGCTGGAAGAAGAATTTGCCAGTTCCATGAAAGGGCGGGTCATTGAATCGGGAATGAACCTGTTGCTCTATGACCTGGCTCAGAAACTGATGCTCGATTTCCAGCGTCAGCAAAATGCCCTCACGGGTCTTACCGTCATCGGTACCGAGCAAACCCTGGAAACGTACCTGACAGTTTCTGTGGAGGGCCGTGCGCCGATCCGGGTGCGTATTGCGGGTAAAATTGACCGCATCGAGCAATTTGGTGATCAGATTCGCATTGTCGATTATAAAACCGGTAAGGTTGATCTGTCCGACAAAACACCTATCGGCCTGATTGACAAGCTACTGAATGACGGAAAGGAAGATAAAATGCGGCAGTTGTGGCTATACCGATACCTGGCCCTCAAAAACATCAGCGACTATGGCGGACTGCCCCGTGACAGAGCCAAGAAGGACATTTTTAAGGCGGAGGGCTTGCCGGTTGAAGCGGGTTTCTATTCATTCCGCGATGTGAACGGTGGCTTCAAATCAAACCCGGTCCGGTTTGGCGACAATGACAGCCCGGCCCAATACATTAAAGATTCAGAGGATTTATTGCGTCAACTCATTGAGCGCTTGCTCGACCTAAACGAGCCGTTCAAGAAAACCGACCAAATAGAAACCTGTCAGTTCTGCGATTACAAGGGCATTTGCGGAAGATAA
- a CDS encoding response regulator transcription factor produces the protein MKILLVEDEVSLASFIRKGVESEGYEIDLAYDGLVGQSLADNKTYDVIVLDVNLPHINGFDLCRHIKRETPRQSVMLLTALDSLPDKESGFGAGADDYLVKPFEFRELMLRIKALARRNSDFSGLKTVLRVADLELNTEAHSVFRAGQRIDLTAREYALLEYLMVNQGRTVSRVDIAEKVWDLHFDTSTNVIDVYINYLRKKIDKDYSPKLLHTIIGMGYVLRG, from the coding sequence ATGAAAATTCTACTCGTTGAAGACGAAGTAAGTCTGGCCTCGTTCATTCGCAAAGGTGTGGAGAGCGAAGGGTATGAAATTGATCTGGCTTATGATGGGCTGGTGGGCCAAAGCCTGGCCGACAACAAGACCTACGACGTTATTGTGCTCGATGTCAACCTGCCCCATATAAATGGGTTTGACCTGTGTCGGCATATCAAACGGGAGACGCCCCGCCAGTCGGTTATGCTGCTTACGGCGCTGGACAGCCTTCCCGATAAAGAAAGCGGGTTTGGAGCCGGTGCCGACGATTACCTGGTTAAGCCCTTTGAATTCCGGGAGTTGATGTTGCGAATCAAAGCCCTGGCCCGGCGAAATAGTGACTTTAGCGGCTTGAAAACCGTACTGCGTGTGGCCGATCTGGAGCTTAATACGGAGGCTCATTCGGTTTTCCGGGCCGGGCAGCGGATTGATCTGACCGCCCGGGAGTACGCCCTGCTCGAATACCTAATGGTCAATCAGGGTCGAACTGTCAGCCGGGTCGACATTGCCGAAAAAGTATGGGATCTGCATTTCGATACGAGCACAAATGTGATTGACGTGTATATCAATTACCTGCGCAAAAAAATTGATAAAGACTACAGCCCGAAACTATTGCATACGATCATTGGGATGGGCTACGTCTTACGGGGCTGA
- a CDS encoding DUF2141 domain-containing protein yields the protein MKTILTWVVLQALWTTSMFAQGALTVNVTGFETDKGHCKIWLFNSADGFPSDDKKALRCVEVPIEELTSLFVFDRLPAGNYALGVVHDENGNHRLDYNLFRIPREAYGISNDARGGVSGPPTFEQAILRVPPTGLTVTVNVR from the coding sequence ATGAAAACAATCCTGACCTGGGTGGTGCTGCAAGCTCTGTGGACCACGTCTATGTTCGCACAAGGCGCGCTAACGGTCAACGTAACCGGCTTTGAAACCGACAAGGGACATTGCAAAATCTGGCTCTTCAACTCAGCAGATGGGTTCCCCTCCGATGACAAAAAGGCCTTGCGCTGCGTGGAAGTCCCCATTGAAGAGCTAACCAGCCTATTCGTATTCGACCGATTGCCCGCCGGTAATTATGCCCTGGGAGTGGTGCACGACGAGAACGGCAACCATCGTCTCGATTACAACCTGTTTCGCATACCAAGAGAGGCATACGGTATCTCGAATGACGCCCGAGGGGGCGTGAGTGGCCCGCCGACGTTTGAGCAAGCTATCCTTCGGGTTCCCCCCACGGGCCTGACGGTAACAGTCAACGTCAGGTAG
- a CDS encoding anthrone oxygenase family protein has product MTLKFFELFNLVLSALVGGMYWGPWLALSRSLNTFEPGVFLAITHRLNQNMAGLMTFLTPLGLLSTLPTLYLSFDSQPTTFWLTLAGFGCFLTALIVTVRIEVPIVMQIVSWDPSALPTHWAQLRDRWVNFHRIRVAGGLIGLTLLAAGAIF; this is encoded by the coding sequence ATGACACTTAAATTCTTCGAACTCTTCAATCTGGTCCTGTCAGCCTTAGTTGGCGGTATGTACTGGGGTCCTTGGCTGGCACTGAGCCGTTCTCTAAATACATTCGAGCCAGGCGTGTTTCTGGCCATTACCCACCGGCTAAATCAGAACATGGCGGGCTTGATGACATTCCTAACGCCCCTGGGGCTGCTTTCTACCCTGCCCACGCTGTACCTGTCCTTTGATAGCCAGCCGACAACGTTCTGGCTTACGCTGGCGGGCTTCGGCTGCTTCCTGACGGCGCTGATCGTCACGGTACGAATCGAAGTGCCCATCGTAATGCAGATTGTAAGCTGGGACCCATCGGCGCTACCTACCCATTGGGCGCAACTGCGCGACCGGTGGGTGAATTTTCACCGGATTCGGGTAGCGGGGGGCCTGATCGGACTGACACTCTTAGCCGCCGGAGCCATTTTTTAG
- a CDS encoding chloride channel protein → MKWLFIASLIGCLVGFVASGFIRSLHYVIEQSNQYQHIFYLLPLSFFLANLLSQFVLKRHLGTDTLIDAINKNYGKLEGSFIPTKVVNVVLILATGGSAGKESPCAQIGAGIGSVCASLFRVNDIDRRKMVLCGFCAGFACVFGAPIAGALFGIEVLAVGVIFYDVLLPAFIASVTAYQVSSALGVTFFYYPLKFIPAFGQGFFIQLIVGGIVFGLCAFALVRAIQQSTLATNAIPLWRPLKGFLGGVILVVLTLLFSRDYLGLGLNLMEDCIKGYSVNRFAFLLKAIFTIITLSISRSGSVITPILFIGATAGGSFAQLVGADQSTFAAIGFVSLLAGTTNTPIATSILAIELFGASIAPYAAVSCVLSYLMSGHQSLYASQRLIIPKSGAIAIRPGLSIGSLSADRKPTDIRLSSWLQRLKSFFNGLAGRKNGAKDE, encoded by the coding sequence TTGAAATGGCTATTTATTGCCAGTCTCATCGGCTGTCTGGTTGGTTTTGTTGCTTCAGGATTTATTCGTTCGCTGCATTATGTCATTGAACAGAGTAATCAATACCAGCATATTTTTTACTTACTACCCCTCAGTTTTTTTCTGGCTAATCTGCTTAGCCAGTTTGTGCTCAAGAGACACCTGGGAACCGATACCCTGATCGATGCCATCAATAAAAACTATGGTAAGCTGGAGGGGAGCTTCATTCCCACGAAAGTCGTCAATGTGGTGCTGATTCTGGCTACGGGAGGCTCGGCTGGTAAAGAAAGTCCCTGCGCCCAGATTGGGGCAGGTATCGGCAGTGTGTGTGCCAGTTTATTCCGGGTGAATGACATTGATCGCCGGAAGATGGTCCTTTGCGGCTTTTGTGCTGGATTTGCCTGCGTCTTTGGGGCTCCTATTGCGGGTGCATTATTTGGGATTGAGGTGCTGGCCGTTGGCGTGATTTTCTATGATGTTTTATTGCCCGCTTTTATTGCTTCTGTGACAGCCTATCAGGTTTCGTCAGCCCTTGGCGTTACTTTTTTTTATTATCCTCTGAAATTTATTCCAGCCTTTGGTCAGGGGTTCTTCATTCAGTTGATAGTGGGCGGCATAGTCTTTGGTTTATGTGCCTTCGCCCTAGTACGGGCCATTCAACAAAGTACCCTGGCAACCAACGCCATTCCGCTCTGGCGCCCTTTAAAAGGTTTTCTGGGTGGGGTCATTCTGGTTGTTTTGACCCTTTTGTTTTCACGGGATTATTTGGGGCTGGGCCTCAATCTGATGGAAGACTGTATCAAAGGCTATTCAGTAAATAGATTCGCCTTTTTGCTGAAAGCCATTTTTACAATCATCACATTGAGCATCAGTCGGAGCGGCAGTGTCATTACGCCTATACTCTTTATTGGCGCGACGGCGGGGGGCTCCTTCGCCCAACTGGTTGGAGCAGATCAATCGACCTTTGCGGCTATTGGCTTTGTGAGCCTGTTAGCGGGAACAACCAACACGCCCATTGCTACCAGTATTTTGGCCATCGAGCTGTTTGGCGCGTCAATAGCACCTTATGCAGCCGTATCCTGCGTGCTTAGTTACCTGATGTCGGGTCACCAAAGTTTATACGCTTCCCAGCGATTAATCATCCCTAAATCAGGAGCCATTGCCATCAGGCCAGGCCTTTCTATCGGAAGCCTGTCAGCAGACCGAAAACCGACCGACATTCGACTTTCGAGCTGGTTACAGCGACTAAAGTCGTTCTTTAACGGCTTAGCTGGACGGAAAAATGGCGCAAAAGATGAGTAA